From one Triticum urartu cultivar G1812 chromosome 3, Tu2.1, whole genome shotgun sequence genomic stretch:
- the LOC125548844 gene encoding bZIP transcription factor ABI5 homolog has translation MVEEVWAEINRETRPVHSQPQSARPSPLIPVEPPTRNGGGVAANEQRGTLGEMTLEQFLVKVGVVRGSGTDGQASVPVGMVHGQMNPAPANGMFQVMGDGMVFIPNGYTGMVVVPPPPPPQGGVGIVSPGSSDGRSTMTEVDMMNCMGDRAMMENGGARKRGVPEDQSYERSIERRHHRMIKNHESAAQSRGRKQAYTKELEAELNHLKEENARLKAEEKTILLTKKQMLVEKMMEQSMENVNTKKGGALSRRCGSCIW, from the exons ATGGTGGAGGAGGTGTGGGCTGAGATCAACAGGGAGACCCGCCCGGTGCATTCCCAGCCTCAATCCGCGCGGCCCTCGCCATTGATTCCCGTCGAACCACCGACGAGGAATGGTGGTGGGGTTGCAGCGAACGAACAGCGGGGGACGCTTGGAGAGATGACACTGGAACAGTTTCTTGTCAAGGTTGGTGTTGTCCGGGGATCTGGCACCGACGGCCAGGCGTCTGTGCCGGTCGGCATGGTCCATGGACAGATGAACCCTGCACCGGCCAACGGCATGTTCCAGGTGATGGGCGATGGCATGGTGTTCATCCCCAACGGGTACACAGGGATGGTCGTGgtgccgccaccaccacctcctcaaGGTGGGGTGGGTATCGTGAGCCCAGGGTCATCGGATGGGAGGAGCACCATGACGGAGGTTGACATGATGAACTGTATGGGCGACAGAGCGATGATGGAGAACGGCGGCGCGCGGAAGCGCGGCGTTCCGGAGGATCAGTCCTATGAGAGGAGCATCGAGCGCCGCCACCACCGCATGATCAAGAACCATGAGTCAGCCGCACAATCGCGTGGCAGGAAGCAG GCTTATACCAAGGAGCTTGAAGCCGAACTAAACCACCTCAAGGAGGAGAACGCTCGTCTGAAAGCTGAGGAG AAGACGATTTTGCTGACCAAGAAACAAATG CTAGTGGAGAAGATGATGGAGCAGTCCATGGAAAATGTGAACACCAAGAAGGGTGGCGCCCTATCGCGGCGCTGCGGTAGCTGCATTTGGTGA
- the LOC125547022 gene encoding bZIP transcription factor ABI5 homolog, translating to MQDLTPHDETVVDLGSKVAQSSGSSHDGIRSKDVNFSEEEVTSHPRVLECEEQTVAPARQSSIFAPMLDELQYSMCEAGHNFGSMNMDKFMSNIWNDKEFQEATGGVLVGMEVASVVGADGGRGGEDAGGSNLARQESFSLPPPLCRKMGEEVWAEINRETRPVHSQPQSARPSPLIPVEPPAGNGGGVAANEQRGTLGEMTLEQFLVKVGVVRGSGTGGQAPVPVGMVHGQMNPAPANDMFQVMGDGMVFIPNGYAGMVVVPLPPPPQGGVGIVSLGSSDGRSTMMEVDMMNYMGDRTMMENSGARKRGAPEDQSCEGSIECRHHRMIKNRESAAQSRGRKQAYTKELEAELNHLKEENSRLKAKEKMILLTKKQIVCTFSHHHVAILLHSPSLANCL from the exons ATGCAGGATCTGACCCCGCATGATGAAACTGTTGTCGATTTGGGAAGCAAAGTGGCCCAGTCTTCAGGTTCTAGTCAT GATGGCATCAGGAGCAAGGACGTGAATTTCTCCGAGGAAGAAGTCACCTCGCACCCGCGCGTTCTCGAATGTGAGGAGCAGACGGTTGCACCGGCACGGCAGTCTTCCATCTTCGCGCCAATGTTGGACGAGCTGCAATACTCTATGTGCGAGGCAGGGCACAACTTTGGGTCCATGAACATGGACAAGTTCATGAGCAACATATGGAATGACAAGGAGTTCCAAGAGGCGACCGGTGGTGTCTTGGTGGGCATGGAGGTGGCTTCGGTGGTGGGTGCTGATGGAGGCCGAGGTGGCGAAGATGCAGGAGGAAGCAACCTAGCCCGACAGGAGTCGTTCTCCTTGCCTCCCCCGCTATGCCGGAAGATGGGGGAGGAGGTGTGGGCTGAGATCAATAGGGAGACCCGCCCGGTGCATTCCCAGCCTCAGTCCGCGCGGCCCTCGCCATTGATTCCCGTCGAACCACCGGCGGGGAATGGTGGTGGGGTTGCGGCGAATGAACAGCGGGGGACGCTTGGAGAGATGACGCTAGAACAATTTCTTGTCAAGGTTGGTGTGGTCCGGGGATCTGGCACCGGCGGCCAAGCGCCTGTGCCGGTCGGCATGGTCCATGGACAGATGAACCCTGCACCGGCCAACGACATGTTCCAGGTGATGGGCGATGGCATGGTGTTCATCCCCAACGGGTACGCAGGGATGGTCGTGGTGCCGCTACCACCACCTCCTCAAGGTGGGGTGGGTATCGTGAGCCTAGGGTCGTCGGACGGGAGGAGCACCATGATGGAGGTTGACATGATGAACTATATGGGCGACAGAACGATGATGGAGAACAGCGGCGCGCGGAAGCGCGGCGCTCCGGAGGATCAGTCCTGTGAGGGGAGCATCGAGTGCCGCCACCACCGCATGATCAAGAACCGTGAGTCAGCCGCACAATCACGTGGCAGGAAGCAG GCTTATACCAAGGAGCTTGAAGCCGAACTAAATCACCTCAAGGAGGAGAACTCTCGTCTGAAAGCTAAGGAG AAGATGATTTTGCTGACCAAGAAACAAATTGTATGTACATTTTCCCACCATCATGTGGCAATCCTCCTACACTCGCCATCACTTGCCAATTGCTTGTGA